The Naumovozyma dairenensis CBS 421 chromosome 2, complete genome genome segment ACTATTACAGGGGCTACAGTTTCATCTCCTGTAAAGGCTCCCAATCCAAATACCAATAAGACTTATTCTATAAACTCAGCAAGTTCTGCTTTAAAAGCATCATACTTAAACATAACTTTGAGAGAACAACAAAGACAAGAAAGGGAACAAGATGTAGCTAATgtgaaaaaatcattaaatttaacaAAAGTGTTACAAGGAGCTCAATTGAAAGCTGAATCTCGTATTAAAGATCGTTGGGAACCACCTGTCCATTCTTCATCTCATGGAATCAAAACTAATGCAGCTgagtataataataagttCAAATTGACCAAAGGTGTTATGTCAGGGATCGTATCACAAGTGGATTTGTCTCATGTGGatgaaaggaaaagattGGAAGCTGATAAGGCAGAATCTGTGAAATCAATGGGGTTTGCTAGGAATGCTGCTCATGCTATTAAGGATTTGGAAAAACCTTCCACAtcaattgatgaagatttgGAAGCTAAACGAAAGCAAAGAGATgtttatttgaaacaattgaCCTCTTCGGAAGTCTTATCCATGGCAAGAGCAAATGTGGATAGggaattgaaattgattgcTGATTCTGATTATCAAACTAGATTGTTTAgtaatgaagaatttaataaagCGGCTGTTGTAACAGCTCAAGGAAATTTGGCTAAAAAAGTACCTTATCATAATAAGATTAATATGGGTGGTGGATTATGGTTAACTCCAGAggatattcaaaatattgcTAAAGATTTGGTGGAACCTGTTCTTGGTGAAGTCGACACTAGAGCTAAAGAACAACGTGCCATGGATGAAGATTTAGCTAAGAGGAACTtagaatataaaaatggGATTAATGAATGGAATAATTTACAAAGAACTAAATTGAACAATAATGCTAAATTCCCGCCTATTGAATTGGCAAGACaaacaaaggaaaaggaagatttacaaaaaagtTTGGCtgataaattcaatgaaatgGTTGCCAAGATGGAAAAGGAACTTGAATTAAAACGTCAAGAAGTCGCCGAGGCAAATAAAcatcaagaagaatttgCTAAAGAAATGGAACAGaaaattgttgatgaaCAAATACGTATTGAcaatgaatttgataattggAAGGCTAAATGCGAATCTGACTTGACAACAACTCGtgaagaacaagaattgTTATTAAAACCATATTATCttgatttacaaaatgcTCAAGCTAAACATGAACAATTacttgaagaaaaggatCAAATTGGTAATaagattgaaaatttgaattcacAAATTTTATTACATAAATCTAAGATTGATCAATATGGGAAAGATATTGAAGGTcaagaaaatcaaaaggAAAGAGAACATGCTAAATTAGACGATTTAGATCAAAAGAAGGAGGAATTAGAAACTGATTTAAATGAACATATTATTACATTGGCAAACAAGACAAAGGAAGAAGCTGAATTATCATCCAAACAAGCTCGtttgaaacaattagaGGTTGATGCTTTAGTTAATGAACGTAAAAGTGAGTTGAATAATACAGAAATTATGttaaagaaggaaaaattagatTTATTGGAATCGATGAAGAATTTAGCCTCAGCTCGTggagatgatgaattaaatgaagaaaaagttaAGGCATTAGTTGGTATGACatcaaaagaatatttagaaaaaattaaagaaagtGAAAGGCAAACTTCTCAACCTACAATGATTGAAATTcatgaagaggaagaagaagaccCAGAGGTTAATTTTGTTAGGCCAGAAATAGAACAGAGTGTTACACCTCAGAAAATGAAGGCAAATCCAGAAATTGAAGTTGAAACTGAAACTAAAACTAAAACTAAAACCCCAATATCTCTTACAGAGGAAATAAAAAGTTTAAGCAAATCACCACCATCCTCACctataatttcaaaaccCATGACAGTAAATAAACAAGAACCGGTTTCCCCCGTTACAACACCATCAAAGAAGGGAAACTTATTCAAGAAGTTTTTCATTGGTAGTTCCCAAGATCATAAGGATAAGATGAGTTCACCAACGcaaactaataataataatgacgTTAAAGAACTCTTGAAAATGAATACTACGATTGATGAGAATGAACATATCCAAAAGATAGAACATTTGTCAGTGGACAATACGAAACCTAAACCTACCACAACGGAAGGAGAGGGTTTACAGCGTGTGGAATTAAAACCAACATTTAGTGGATTTTCCCAAGGTTCAATAGCTGATGATCAGGTATCATCAGTCAATGAAAAAGATGTTAATGATACTCAAGCAGTACCTTCTGATGAAAGTGAAGAAGGATATTTTAAGGAAGTGTTTA includes the following:
- the EIS1 gene encoding Eis1p (similar to Saccharomyces cerevisiae YKL050C and YMR031C; ancestral locus Anc_2.590), coding for MSLVSAIHERKETTKETTTATTTAGRTTGSVKKNSVQSSSRNNSLTSNASIVSKRSSIYQTAGEPLSREALYRARLKYGYYQSPAKQSNLGVSNAKLASDTAAYLANENTKSIPETHTQTRNRSYSMDNNNNNNNNNTNITSPSGHAASRAYSMTITGATVSSPVKAPNPNTNKTYSINSASSALKASYLNITLREQQRQEREQDVANVKKSLNLTKVLQGAQLKAESRIKDRWEPPVHSSSHGIKTNAAEYNNKFKLTKGVMSGIVSQVDLSHVDERKRLEADKAESVKSMGFARNAAHAIKDLEKPSTSIDEDLEAKRKQRDVYLKQLTSSEVLSMARANVDRELKLIADSDYQTRLFSNEEFNKAAVVTAQGNLAKKVPYHNKINMGGGLWLTPEDIQNIAKDLVEPVLGEVDTRAKEQRAMDEDLAKRNLEYKNGINEWNNLQRTKLNNNAKFPPIELARQTKEKEDLQKSLADKFNEMVAKMEKELELKRQEVAEANKHQEEFAKEMEQKIVDEQIRIDNEFDNWKAKCESDLTTTREEQELLLKPYYLDLQNAQAKHEQLLEEKDQIGNKIENLNSQILLHKSKIDQYGKDIEGQENQKEREHAKLDDLDQKKEELETDLNEHIITLANKTKEEAELSSKQARLKQLEVDALVNERKSELNNTEIMLKKEKLDLLESMKNLASARGDDELNEEKVKALVGMTSKEYLEKIKESERQTSQPTMIEIHEEEEEDPEVNFVRPEIEQSVTPQKMKANPEIEVETETKTKTKTPISLTEEIKSLSKSPPSSPIISKPMTVNKQEPVSPVTTPSKKGNLFKKFFIGSSQDHKDKMSSPTQTNNNNDVKELLKMNTTIDENEHIQKIEHLSVDNTKPKPTTTEGEGLQRVELKPTFSGFSQGSIADDQVSSVNEKDVNDTQAVPSDESEEGYFKEVFN